In Enterobacter sp. 638, a single window of DNA contains:
- the xseB gene encoding exodeoxyribonuclease VII small subunit, which translates to MPKKNDAPASFETALNELEQIVNRLESGDLPLEDALNEFERGVQLARQGQVKLQQAEQRVQILLSDSEDAAPTPFTPDAE; encoded by the coding sequence ATGCCGAAGAAAAATGACGCCCCCGCCAGTTTTGAAACTGCGCTGAATGAACTGGAACAGATTGTGAACCGTCTGGAAAGCGGCGATCTCCCGCTGGAAGATGCGCTCAATGAATTCGAACGCGGCGTACAGCTTGCGCGCCAGGGGCAGGTCAAGCTGCAACAGGCGGAACAACGCGTGCAGATCCTGCTTTCCGACAGCGAAGATGCCGCCCCAACGCCTTTCACACCGGACGCTGAGTAA
- the panE gene encoding 2-dehydropantoate 2-reductase, translating into MKITVLGCGALGQLWLTALCKHGHEVQGWLRVPQPYCSVNLIGEDGSIFNESLIANDPDFLAQSDLLLVTLKAWQVSDAVKALSATLPHTTPILLLHNGMGTIDELKNIPQPLLMAITTHAARRDGNIIVHVASGVTHMGPAREQNGDYSYLADVLQNVLPDVAWYNTIRPQLWRKLAVSCVINPLTALWDCPNGELKKHPEEVAALCAEVAAVMEREGIHTSAEDVRYYVEQVIDSTAENISSMLQDVRALRHTEIDYITGYLLKRARAHGISVPENIRLYDMVKRKEIEYERVGTDLPRPW; encoded by the coding sequence ATGAAAATTACTGTGCTCGGATGCGGGGCCTTGGGACAACTTTGGCTTACCGCGCTGTGCAAACATGGACATGAGGTACAAGGTTGGCTACGTGTGCCGCAACCGTATTGCAGTGTAAATCTGATTGGTGAAGACGGGAGTATTTTCAACGAGTCCCTCATCGCTAACGATCCCGACTTTCTGGCACAAAGCGATCTTCTGCTGGTGACGTTAAAAGCGTGGCAGGTGTCGGACGCGGTAAAAGCGCTCAGTGCAACGCTGCCTCACACCACGCCCATTTTGCTCTTGCATAACGGCATGGGCACGATTGATGAGCTTAAAAACATTCCTCAGCCACTGCTGATGGCCATTACCACCCACGCGGCGCGGCGCGATGGCAACATCATTGTTCACGTCGCTAGCGGCGTGACGCATATGGGGCCGGCTCGCGAGCAGAATGGCGATTACAGTTATCTGGCGGACGTTCTGCAGAATGTGCTTCCAGATGTGGCCTGGTACAACACAATCCGCCCGCAACTGTGGCGCAAGCTGGCGGTCAGTTGCGTGATTAATCCGCTTACCGCGCTGTGGGATTGTCCAAACGGTGAGCTTAAAAAACATCCTGAAGAGGTGGCAGCGCTTTGCGCTGAGGTCGCCGCCGTAATGGAGCGCGAAGGCATCCATACCTCGGCAGAAGACGTTCGCTATTACGTCGAGCAGGTCATCGACAGTACGGCTGAGAACATCTCGTCAATGCTGCAGGACGTTCGCGCATTACGACACACGGAAATCGACTACATCACAGGTTACCTGCTTAAACGCGCCCGCGCACACGGCATCAGTGTGCCGGAAAATATCCGCCTGTATGACATGGTTAAACGTAAGGAGATTGAGTATGAGCGCGTCGGCACTGATTTGCCTCGCCCCTGGTAG
- the thiL gene encoding thiamine-phosphate kinase — MACGEFSLIARYFDRVRTSRLDVETGIGDDCALLNIPEKQTLAISTDTLVCGRHFLADINPADLAYKALAVNVSDLAAMGADPAWLTLALTLPNVDEAWLEAFSDALFDQLNYYDMQLIGGDTTAGPLSMTLAIHGYVPVGRALKRSGAKPGDWIYVTGTPGDSAAGLAILQDRLTVSDAADAAYLVKRHLRPTPRILHGQALRDRANSAIDLSDGLISDLGHILKASGVGARVDLDAFPLSEQLRRHVEPEQALRWALSGGEDYELCFTVPELNRGTLDIALNNLGAPFTCIGQILPESEGLQFTRNGAPVTLDWKGYDHFA, encoded by the coding sequence ATGGCTTGCGGCGAATTCTCCCTGATTGCCCGTTATTTTGACCGTGTCCGAACCTCTCGTCTTGATGTTGAAACCGGTATCGGCGATGACTGCGCACTGCTTAATATTCCTGAAAAACAGACTCTTGCGATCAGCACCGACACCTTAGTGTGTGGGCGTCACTTTCTCGCGGATATCAATCCAGCCGATCTGGCCTACAAAGCGCTAGCGGTCAACGTGAGCGATCTGGCAGCGATGGGAGCCGATCCGGCGTGGTTAACGCTGGCTCTGACGTTACCCAACGTGGATGAAGCCTGGCTAGAAGCGTTTAGCGATGCGCTGTTTGACCAGCTCAATTACTACGATATGCAGCTGATTGGCGGTGATACGACGGCCGGTCCATTGTCGATGACGCTGGCAATCCACGGCTATGTGCCTGTTGGCCGTGCGCTGAAACGCTCGGGAGCGAAACCCGGAGACTGGATTTATGTCACCGGTACGCCGGGCGACAGTGCGGCGGGGCTGGCCATTTTGCAGGACCGTTTAACGGTGAGCGACGCGGCTGACGCGGCCTATCTGGTGAAGCGTCATTTGCGCCCAACGCCGCGTATTTTACACGGCCAGGCACTGCGCGATCGTGCCAACTCGGCCATTGATCTCTCCGATGGTTTGATCTCTGATTTAGGCCATATCCTGAAAGCCAGCGGCGTTGGCGCGCGCGTTGATCTGGATGCGTTCCCACTGTCAGAGCAACTTCGCCGACACGTTGAACCTGAGCAGGCACTGCGCTGGGCGCTTTCTGGTGGCGAAGATTATGAGCTGTGCTTCACCGTGCCGGAACTCAATCGTGGCACGCTGGATATCGCGCTGAATAATCTTGGCGCGCCGTTTACCTGTATTGGACAAATTCTTCCGGAGAGCGAAGGGCTGCAATTTACCCGCAACGGTGCGCCCGTTACGCTCGACTGGAAAGGTTACGATCACTTCGCGTAA
- a CDS encoding YajQ family cyclic di-GMP-binding protein, translating to MPSFDIVSEVDIQEVRNAVDNASRELETRFDFRGVEATFELNDANKTIKVLSESDFQVNQLLDILRAKLLKRGIEGASLDVPEEFVHSGKTWFVEAKLKQGIESAMQKKIVKLIKDSKLKVQSQIQGEEIRVTGKSRDDLQGAMALVRGGDLGQPFQFKNFRD from the coding sequence ATGCCATCTTTCGATATTGTTTCAGAAGTTGATATCCAGGAAGTGCGTAACGCGGTGGATAACGCAAGCCGCGAACTCGAGACGCGTTTTGATTTTCGCGGTGTTGAAGCGACTTTTGAGCTGAACGACGCAAATAAGACAATTAAGGTGCTGAGTGAATCTGATTTTCAGGTGAATCAGTTACTCGACATCTTACGCGCGAAGCTGTTAAAGCGCGGCATTGAGGGCGCGTCTCTTGATGTACCTGAAGAGTTTGTGCACAGCGGCAAAACCTGGTTCGTTGAAGCGAAACTGAAGCAGGGTATTGAGAGTGCGATGCAGAAGAAAATCGTTAAACTCATCAAAGACAGCAAGCTGAAGGTGCAGTCGCAAATTCAGGGTGAAGAGATTCGTGTGACCGGTAAATCCCGTGACGACCTGCAGGGCGCGATGGCGCTGGTGCGTGGTGGCGATTTGGGGCAACCGTTCCAGTTTAAAAACTTCCGCGATTAA
- the dxs gene encoding 1-deoxy-D-xylulose-5-phosphate synthase, translated as MSFDIAKYPTLALVDSTQELRLLPKESLPKLSDELRRYLLDSVSRSSGHFASGLGTVELTVALHYVYNTPFDQLIWDVGHQAYPHKILTGRRDKIGTIRQKGGLHPFPWRGESEFDVLSVGHSSTSISAGIGIAVAAEKENKQRRTVCVIGDGAITAGMAFEAMNHAGDIKPDMLVILNDNEMSISENVGALNNHLAQLLSGKLYSTLREGGKKVFSGVPPIKELLKRTEEHIKGMVVPGTLFEELGFNYIGPVDGHDVLGLVTTLKNMRDLKGPQFLHIMTKKGRGYEPAEKDPITFHAVPKFDPTSGCLPKSSGGMPSYSKIFGDWLCETAAKDNKLMAVTPAMREGSGMVEFSKKYPDQYFDVAIAEQHAVTFAAGLAIGGYKPIVAIYSTFLQRAYDQVIHDVAIQKLPVLFAIDRAGIVGADGQTHQGAFDLSFLRCVPDMVVMTPSDENECRQMLFTGYHYQDGPSAVRYPRGNAVGVELEPLTKMPIGKGIVKRHGEKLAILNFGTLMPEAAKVAESMNATLVDMRFVKPLDETLILEMASRHEVLITLEENAIMGGAGSGVNEVLMANRKPIPVLNLGLPDRFIPQGTQDEARAEIGLDAAGIEAKIRTWLA; from the coding sequence ATGAGTTTTGATATTGCCAAATACCCGACACTGGCGTTGGTTGACTCCACCCAGGAGTTACGTCTGTTGCCGAAAGAGAGCCTGCCGAAGCTGAGTGACGAATTACGTCGCTACTTGCTCGACAGCGTGAGTCGTTCCAGCGGACATTTCGCCTCCGGACTTGGCACGGTGGAGCTGACCGTGGCGCTTCACTACGTCTATAACACCCCGTTCGATCAGCTGATCTGGGACGTCGGGCATCAGGCTTATCCCCACAAAATTTTGACCGGCCGTCGCGATAAAATCGGCACAATTCGCCAGAAAGGCGGCCTGCATCCGTTCCCGTGGCGCGGTGAGAGCGAATTCGACGTGTTAAGCGTGGGACACTCCTCAACCTCTATTTCTGCGGGCATCGGCATCGCCGTTGCCGCGGAGAAAGAGAATAAACAGCGCCGCACCGTGTGCGTGATTGGCGATGGCGCGATCACCGCTGGCATGGCGTTTGAAGCGATGAACCACGCCGGTGACATCAAGCCGGATATGCTGGTGATTCTCAACGATAACGAAATGTCGATCTCCGAGAACGTCGGTGCGCTGAATAATCACCTGGCACAACTGTTGTCCGGCAAGCTTTACTCCACCCTGCGCGAAGGCGGCAAAAAAGTCTTCTCGGGCGTACCACCGATCAAAGAACTGCTCAAACGCACTGAAGAACACATTAAAGGCATGGTGGTGCCGGGCACGCTGTTTGAAGAGCTGGGCTTTAACTATATCGGCCCGGTTGACGGGCACGATGTGCTTGGCCTGGTCACGACGCTCAAAAACATGCGCGACCTGAAAGGCCCGCAGTTCCTGCACATCATGACGAAAAAAGGGCGTGGCTACGAGCCAGCGGAAAAAGATCCGATCACTTTCCATGCCGTGCCAAAATTCGATCCCACCAGCGGCTGTCTGCCGAAAAGCAGCGGCGGTATGCCGAGCTATTCTAAAATCTTTGGCGACTGGCTGTGTGAAACGGCGGCCAAAGACAACAAGCTGATGGCCGTAACGCCCGCCATGCGCGAAGGCTCCGGCATGGTGGAATTTTCCAAAAAATACCCGGATCAGTATTTTGACGTCGCGATTGCTGAACAGCACGCGGTGACATTCGCCGCAGGTCTGGCGATTGGTGGCTATAAACCGATTGTGGCGATCTATTCGACCTTCCTGCAGCGCGCGTACGATCAGGTGATCCATGATGTCGCGATCCAGAAACTGCCTGTGCTGTTTGCTATCGATCGCGCCGGTATCGTCGGTGCCGACGGCCAGACGCACCAGGGCGCGTTTGATCTCTCCTTCCTGCGCTGTGTGCCCGATATGGTGGTCATGACGCCGAGCGACGAGAACGAATGCCGTCAGATGCTGTTCACCGGCTATCACTATCAGGATGGCCCAAGCGCAGTACGTTATCCGCGCGGCAACGCTGTGGGTGTCGAGCTGGAACCGCTGACCAAAATGCCGATTGGCAAAGGTATCGTGAAACGTCATGGTGAAAAGCTGGCGATTTTGAATTTCGGGACGTTAATGCCGGAAGCGGCAAAAGTCGCCGAGTCGATGAACGCGACACTCGTGGATATGCGCTTCGTCAAACCGCTCGACGAAACGTTGATTCTGGAAATGGCTTCCCGTCATGAAGTGCTGATTACGCTCGAGGAAAACGCCATTATGGGCGGCGCGGGCAGCGGCGTGAACGAAGTGCTGATGGCGAATCGCAAGCCGATTCCGGTACTCAATCTCGGTCTGCCCGATCGCTTTATTCCGCAGGGCACGCAGGACGAAGCCCGCGCGGAGATTGGTCTTGATGCCGCGGGAATCGAAGCAAAAATCCGCACCTGGCTCGCCTAA
- a CDS encoding aldo/keto reductase: MQYNTLGKTDLKVSRLCLGCMTFGEPDRGNHAWTLPEESSRFIIKRALEGGINFFDTANSYSDGSSEEIVGRALRDFARREDVVVATKVYYPSGELREGLSRAQILQSIDDSLRRLNMDHVDLLQIHRWDYNTPIEETLEALNDVVKAGKARYIGASSMHASQFAEALNLQAQHGWARFVTMQDHYNLIYREEEREMLPLCYQEGVAVIPWSPLARGRLTRPWGETTARSVSDEVGKKLYNDTEASDAQIAERLAAIAEDTGATRAQVALAWLLSKRGVAAPIIGTSREEQLDELLNAVDLTLTPEQIAELETPYQPHPVVGFK, from the coding sequence ATGCAATACAATACATTAGGAAAAACAGACCTTAAGGTTTCCCGTCTTTGTCTGGGCTGTATGACATTTGGCGAGCCCGACCGGGGGAATCACGCCTGGACGCTGCCGGAAGAGAGTAGCCGTTTCATCATCAAACGCGCCCTCGAGGGCGGGATTAACTTTTTTGATACGGCGAACAGCTATTCCGACGGGAGCAGCGAGGAGATCGTGGGCCGTGCGCTGCGGGATTTCGCCCGCCGCGAAGATGTGGTGGTAGCCACCAAGGTTTACTATCCATCTGGTGAATTACGCGAAGGCCTTTCACGTGCGCAGATCCTTCAGTCCATTGATGACAGCCTGAGACGTCTGAACATGGATCATGTCGATCTCCTGCAAATCCACCGCTGGGATTACAACACGCCAATTGAAGAAACCCTCGAAGCGCTGAATGACGTGGTGAAAGCCGGTAAAGCGCGTTATATCGGCGCGTCATCCATGCATGCCTCCCAGTTTGCCGAAGCGCTCAATCTTCAGGCGCAGCACGGCTGGGCACGATTTGTCACCATGCAGGATCACTACAATCTTATCTATCGCGAAGAAGAACGTGAAATGCTACCGCTGTGCTATCAGGAAGGCGTGGCGGTGATTCCGTGGAGCCCGCTGGCGCGCGGACGTTTAACCCGTCCATGGGGCGAAACGACCGCCCGCTCTGTTTCCGATGAGGTCGGTAAAAAACTGTATAACGATACTGAAGCCAGCGATGCCCAGATCGCAGAGCGTCTGGCTGCCATTGCGGAAGATACGGGCGCAACGCGTGCGCAGGTCGCGCTGGCGTGGCTGCTCAGCAAACGCGGCGTCGCCGCGCCAATTATCGGCACATCGCGAGAAGAACAGCTAGATGAGTTACTGAATGCGGTGGATTTAACGCTGACACCTGAGCAAATCGCTGAACTCGAAACGCCGTATCAGCCACATCCGGTGGTGGGATTTAAATAA
- the yajL gene encoding protein deglycase YajL, with translation MSASALICLAPGSEETEAVTTIDLLVRAGIAVTTASVASDGNLTITCSRGVKILADAPLVEVADGDYDVIVLPGGLKGAECFRDSPLLVETVRQFHLSGRIVATICASAATVLVPHQLFPVGNMTGFPTLKDQIPEEQWVDKRVVWDPRVNLLTSQGPGTSIDFALKIIDLVVGREKAHEVASSLVIAAGIYNYYGS, from the coding sequence ATGAGCGCGTCGGCACTGATTTGCCTCGCCCCTGGTAGCGAAGAAACAGAGGCAGTGACCACGATTGATTTACTGGTTCGCGCAGGAATTGCCGTCACAACGGCAAGCGTCGCCAGCGATGGCAATCTGACCATCACCTGCTCACGCGGCGTAAAGATTTTGGCGGATGCCCCGCTGGTCGAAGTGGCAGACGGTGACTACGACGTGATTGTGCTGCCTGGCGGACTGAAAGGCGCGGAGTGTTTCCGTGACAGTCCGCTGCTGGTTGAAACAGTCAGACAATTTCACCTGTCGGGCCGAATTGTAGCTACTATTTGCGCTTCGGCCGCAACCGTGCTGGTGCCGCATCAGCTCTTTCCGGTCGGGAATATGACGGGTTTCCCGACGCTCAAAGACCAGATTCCGGAAGAACAGTGGGTGGATAAACGCGTTGTATGGGATCCCCGCGTTAACCTGCTGACCAGCCAGGGTCCTGGCACGTCGATTGATTTTGCGCTCAAGATTATCGACCTGGTAGTGGGGCGTGAAAAAGCGCACGAGGTGGCGTCATCCCTGGTGATCGCTGCAGGAATTTATAATTACTACGGCTCGTGA
- the cyoE gene encoding heme o synthase encodes MFKQYLQVTKPGIIFGNLISVIGGFLLASKGSIDYTLFASTLVGVSLVVASGCVFNNYIDMDIDRKMERTKNRVLVKGLISPTVSLVYATLLGIAGFMLLWFGANPLACWLGVMGFVVYVGVYSLYMKRHSVYGTLIGSLSGAAPPVIGYCAVTNEFDSGALILLAIFSLWQMPHSYAIAIFRFKDYQAANIPVLPVVKGISVAKNHITLYIIAFAVATLMLSLGGYAGYKYLVVAAAVSVWWLGMALRGYKVEDDKVWARKLFVFSIVAITSLSVMMSVDFMVPDSHSLLTYVW; translated from the coding sequence ATGTTTAAGCAATACCTGCAAGTCACAAAACCAGGCATCATCTTTGGTAACCTCATCTCCGTGATCGGAGGGTTCCTGCTGGCCTCTAAGGGCAGCATCGATTACACCCTCTTTGCATCGACGTTGGTCGGGGTATCACTGGTGGTTGCGTCCGGTTGTGTATTTAACAACTACATCGACATGGATATCGACAGGAAGATGGAAAGGACCAAAAATCGGGTGCTCGTCAAAGGCCTGATTTCCCCTACCGTCTCGCTGGTGTACGCCACCTTGCTGGGTATTGCTGGCTTTATGCTGCTGTGGTTTGGCGCTAATCCTCTGGCCTGCTGGCTGGGGGTGATGGGTTTCGTGGTGTATGTGGGCGTCTACAGCCTGTATATGAAACGTCACTCCGTCTATGGCACGCTGATTGGTTCTCTCTCCGGCGCTGCGCCGCCTGTGATTGGCTACTGCGCCGTCACGAATGAGTTCGACAGTGGTGCGCTCATCCTGCTGGCTATCTTTAGCCTGTGGCAGATGCCGCACTCTTACGCCATTGCGATTTTCCGCTTTAAGGATTATCAGGCGGCGAACATCCCGGTTCTGCCGGTCGTGAAAGGCATCTCTGTTGCCAAGAACCACATCACGCTGTACATCATCGCTTTCGCCGTGGCGACGTTGATGCTCTCTCTGGGTGGCTACGCTGGATACAAATATCTGGTCGTGGCGGCTGCGGTGAGCGTCTGGTGGCTCGGTATGGCGCTGCGCGGTTACAAAGTGGAAGACGATAAAGTCTGGGCTCGCAAACTGTTTGTGTTCTCAATTGTCGCGATCACCTCGTTATCCGTGATGATGTCCGTAGACTTTATGGTGCCGGATTCACATAGCTTGCTGACTTACGTCTGGTAA
- the ispA gene encoding (2E,6E)-farnesyl diphosphate synthase, which produces MDFSTELQACVERANDALRRFIEPQPFQNTPLVAAMHYGALLGGKRLRPFLVYATGNMFGISSNTLDAPAAAVECIHAYSLIHDDLPAMDDDDLRRGQPTCHIKFGEANAILAGDALQTLAFSILSDAPMIEVADRDRLAMVSELAMASGVAGMCGGQALDLEAEGHQVNLEQLERIHRHKTGALIRAAVRLGALSAGERGSKALPILDRYAESIGLAFQVQDDILDVVGDTATLGKRQGADQQLGKSTYPALLGLEQAQQKARDLIDDARQSLNALAAQSLDTSALEALADYIIQRDK; this is translated from the coding sequence ATGGATTTCTCCACAGAGCTTCAGGCGTGTGTTGAGCGTGCCAACGATGCGTTGCGCCGTTTTATTGAGCCACAGCCTTTTCAGAACACTCCTCTGGTTGCCGCCATGCACTATGGCGCACTCTTAGGTGGAAAGCGCTTGCGCCCGTTTTTAGTGTACGCAACGGGAAATATGTTTGGCATCAGCAGCAACACACTGGATGCACCCGCCGCCGCCGTTGAATGTATTCACGCTTATTCGCTCATTCATGATGATTTACCAGCCATGGACGACGACGATCTGCGTCGCGGTCAGCCAACCTGCCACATTAAGTTTGGCGAGGCGAATGCGATTCTGGCGGGCGATGCATTACAAACATTGGCGTTTTCCATCTTAAGCGATGCGCCGATGATCGAAGTGGCCGATCGTGACCGTCTGGCGATGGTTTCTGAGCTGGCAATGGCCAGCGGCGTCGCCGGGATGTGTGGCGGACAAGCGCTGGATCTTGAGGCCGAAGGGCATCAGGTTAATCTGGAACAGCTTGAGCGTATTCATCGCCATAAAACTGGCGCGTTGATTCGCGCAGCCGTTCGTCTGGGTGCGCTGAGCGCCGGTGAACGAGGCAGCAAAGCCTTGCCCATTCTGGATCGTTACGCTGAGAGTATCGGCCTCGCGTTCCAGGTACAGGATGACATTCTGGATGTGGTGGGCGATACTGCAACATTGGGAAAACGTCAGGGAGCGGATCAGCAACTTGGCAAAAGTACCTATCCCGCCCTACTGGGCCTTGAGCAAGCCCAACAAAAAGCCCGGGATCTGATTGATGATGCCCGCCAGTCGCTGAATGCGCTGGCCGCACAGTCACTTGATACCTCGGCACTGGAAGCGCTAGCGGACTACATAATCCAGCGTGATAAATAA
- the thiI gene encoding tRNA uracil 4-sulfurtransferase ThiI, whose protein sequence is MKFIIKLFPEITIKSQSVRLRFIKMLTGNIRNVLKEYEETLAIVRHWDHIEVRAKDESQRLDIRDALTRIPGIHHILDVEDVPFTSLHDIFEKALEQFRAEVEGKSFCVRVKRRGKHEFTSIEAERYIGGGLNQHIESARVKLTRPDVTVNLEIENDRLLLVKGRYEGIGGYPIGTQEDVLSLISGGFDSGVSSYMLMRRGCRVHYCFFNLGGAAHEIGVRQVAHYLWKRFGSSHRVRFVAINFEPVVGEILEKVDDGQMGVVLKRMMVRAASQVAERYGVQALVTGEALGQVSSQTLTNLRLIDNVSDTLILRPLISHDKEHIIDMAREIGTEDFARTMPEYCGVISKSPTVKAVKAKIEAEEQNFDFAILNKVVGEATNVDIREIATQTAQDVVEVETVSGFSANDVILDIRSVDEQDASPLKVDGVEVMSLPFYKLSTKFGDLEQDKTYLLWCERGVMSRLQALYLREQGFANVKVYRP, encoded by the coding sequence ATGAAGTTTATCATTAAATTGTTCCCGGAAATCACCATCAAAAGCCAATCTGTGCGTTTGCGCTTTATTAAAATGCTGACCGGAAACATTCGAAACGTATTAAAAGAGTATGAAGAAACGCTCGCGATTGTGCGCCATTGGGATCACATTGAAGTGCGCGCCAAAGACGAAAGCCAACGTCTGGATATCCGCGATGCGCTGACGCGTATTCCGGGGATTCACCACATTCTTGACGTCGAAGATGTGCCGTTCACCTCGCTTCACGATATCTTCGAAAAAGCGCTGGAACAGTTCCGCGCTGAAGTTGAAGGTAAATCGTTCTGCGTGCGCGTCAAGCGCCGCGGCAAGCATGAATTCACCTCTATTGAAGCCGAACGCTATATTGGCGGCGGTTTAAATCAGCATATTGAATCCGCGCGCGTAAAACTGACGCGTCCGGACGTGACCGTCAATCTCGAAATCGAGAACGATCGCCTGCTGCTGGTAAAAGGCCGCTACGAAGGCATCGGCGGCTACCCTATCGGTACCCAGGAAGATGTGCTGTCGCTGATCTCCGGCGGTTTTGACTCCGGCGTGTCCAGCTATATGCTGATGCGTCGCGGCTGCCGCGTGCACTACTGCTTCTTTAACCTGGGCGGCGCTGCGCATGAAATCGGCGTGCGTCAGGTGGCGCATTATCTGTGGAAGCGCTTTGGCAGCTCCCATCGCGTGCGTTTTGTCGCAATTAACTTTGAACCGGTTGTCGGCGAAATCCTCGAAAAAGTGGACGACGGCCAGATGGGCGTGGTGCTGAAGCGCATGATGGTGCGTGCGGCCTCTCAGGTGGCAGAGCGCTACGGCGTACAGGCGCTGGTGACCGGCGAAGCGCTGGGCCAGGTCTCCAGCCAGACGCTCACCAACCTGCGTCTGATCGACAACGTGTCCGATACGCTGATTCTGCGTCCGCTGATTTCTCACGACAAAGAACATATCATTGATATGGCGCGTGAAATCGGTACCGAAGACTTTGCTCGTACCATGCCGGAATACTGCGGCGTGATCTCGAAAAGCCCAACGGTGAAAGCGGTGAAGGCGAAAATCGAAGCCGAAGAGCAGAACTTTGATTTTGCGATTCTGAATAAAGTTGTCGGCGAAGCCACTAACGTGGATATCCGTGAAATCGCGACTCAGACCGCGCAGGACGTTGTCGAAGTCGAAACTGTCAGCGGTTTCAGCGCAAACGATGTGATTCTGGATATTCGCTCTGTTGATGAACAGGATGCCAGCCCGCTGAAAGTAGACGGCGTCGAGGTGATGTCTCTGCCTTTCTACAAGCTGAGTACCAAGTTTGGCGATCTCGAGCAGGATAAAACCTATCTTCTGTGGTGTGAGCGCGGCGTGATGAGTCGTTTGCAGGCGCTGTATCTGCGCGAGCAGGGCTTTGCCAATGTGAAGGTGTATCGCCCGTAA
- a CDS encoding MFS transporter: MNDYKMTPGELRATWGLGTVFSLRMLGMFMVLPVLTTYGMALQGASEALIGLAIGIYGLAQAIFQIPFGLLSDRVGRKPLIVGGLIIFVIGSIIAALSHSIWGIILGRALQGSGAIAAAVMALLSDLTREQNRTKAMAFIGVSFGVTFAIAMVLGPVITHKLGLNALFWMIAVLATIGIALTIWVVPDSKNHVLNRESGMVKGCFSKVLVEPRLLKLNFGIMCLHILLMSTFVALPGQLAAAGFPAAEHWKVYLVTMLISFVSVVPFIIYAEVKRRMKRVFLTCVALLLIAEIVLWGSGPHFWELVIGVQIFFLAFNLMEALLPSLISKESPAGYKGTAMGIYSTSQFLGVAIGGSLGGWVDGFFDSQTVFLAGALLAMAWLLVASTMKEPRYVSSLRIEIPEGVDISDALKQRLETKEGISEVLLVPEERSAYVKIDSKVTNRFEVEQAIKA, from the coding sequence ATGAACGATTATAAAATGACGCCAGGTGAATTGCGCGCGACCTGGGGCTTAGGGACTGTTTTCTCGCTGCGTATGCTTGGCATGTTTATGGTCCTGCCGGTTCTGACCACTTACGGAATGGCACTTCAGGGGGCCAGCGAAGCGTTGATTGGTCTGGCGATCGGCATTTACGGTCTCGCACAGGCTATTTTCCAGATTCCATTCGGGCTGCTTTCCGATCGCGTGGGCCGTAAGCCGCTGATCGTGGGCGGACTGATTATCTTTGTTATCGGCAGCATCATTGCCGCGCTGTCGCACTCCATTTGGGGCATCATTCTTGGGCGTGCGCTGCAAGGCTCCGGGGCTATTGCCGCCGCCGTCATGGCACTGCTTTCCGATTTAACGCGTGAGCAGAACCGTACCAAAGCGATGGCCTTTATCGGCGTCAGTTTTGGCGTGACCTTTGCCATCGCCATGGTGCTTGGCCCTGTCATTACCCATAAACTGGGGCTGAACGCGCTGTTCTGGATGATTGCCGTTTTAGCCACTATCGGGATCGCGCTAACGATTTGGGTGGTGCCGGACAGCAAAAATCATGTGCTGAACCGTGAATCAGGCATGGTGAAAGGCTGCTTTAGCAAAGTGCTTGTTGAGCCGCGCCTGCTTAAACTCAACTTTGGCATTATGTGTCTGCACATTCTGCTGATGTCGACGTTCGTGGCCCTGCCCGGGCAGTTGGCGGCAGCAGGATTCCCCGCTGCTGAACATTGGAAAGTTTATCTGGTGACGATGCTCATCTCTTTCGTCTCCGTCGTGCCTTTCATTATTTACGCCGAAGTGAAACGTCGCATGAAGCGCGTGTTCCTGACGTGTGTCGCGCTGCTCCTGATTGCCGAAATCGTGCTGTGGGGCTCCGGTCCGCACTTCTGGGAACTGGTCATCGGCGTGCAGATTTTCTTCCTCGCCTTTAATCTCATGGAAGCCCTGTTGCCCTCGCTTATCAGTAAAGAGTCCCCCGCGGGCTACAAAGGTACGGCGATGGGAATTTACTCCACCAGCCAGTTTCTCGGCGTCGCCATTGGCGGTTCGCTGGGCGGTTGGGTCGATGGCTTCTTTGATTCGCAGACGGTATTTCTTGCCGGTGCGCTGTTAGCGATGGCTTGGCTGCTGGTTGCCAGCACCATGAAAGAACCGCGCTACGTCAGCAGCTTGCGAATCGAGATCCCGGAAGGCGTCGATATTAGTGACGCGCTGAAACAGCGACTGGAGACAAAAGAGGGTATTAGCGAAGTGCTGCTTGTCCCGGAAGAGCGCAGCGCGTATGTCAAAATCGACAGCAAAGTGACAAACCGCTTTGAAGTGGAGCAGGCGATAAAGGCCTAA